A genomic stretch from Methylorubrum extorquens includes:
- a CDS encoding conserved protein of unknown function; putative flavoprotein oxidoreductase (Evidence 4 : Unknown function but conserved in other organisms) — translation MDVHHITRDLGVAPQIRPDDSPAVASAGFRSILCNRPDGEAPDQPNFREIERRAGEGDLVARDLPVTSGRITDADVAAFEAAADTLPKPTLAYCGTGTRSATLWSLAEARRGRAVAEILAATKAAGYDLKGAAPRMVAQAGAAPLGTEQRFAVLIVGGGAAGLAAASSLKARKPDLEVAVIDPADIHYYQPGWTLVGAGVFDPAETARTMASLIPDGVTWIKAAVVAFEPQRKAVMLEDGRSIGYDRLVVAPGLKLDWGGIKGLVETLGRNGVTSNYRFDLAPYTWELVRNLGGGRAVFTQPPMPIKCAGAPQKAMYLSADHWRRAGRLKQIGIDLFTATPSLFGVKEYVPPLMEYVRRYDAKLHFRHNLTRIDGSAKRAWFTRTAEDGTPSTLETGFDMIHVVPPQQPPDFVRESPLADPSGWVEVDPASLRHKRFTDVYGLGDACSAPNAKTAAAARKQAPVVAHNLLRDMGFIEGPDAVYDGYGSCPLTVERGKILLAEFGYGGKLLPSFPSWLLDGTKPSRAAWLLKERLLPPLYWHGMLKGREWMAKPKQAV, via the coding sequence GTGGACGTCCATCACATCACGCGCGACTTGGGCGTCGCACCGCAGATCCGGCCTGACGACAGCCCGGCGGTCGCGTCCGCCGGGTTCCGGTCGATCCTCTGCAACCGCCCCGACGGCGAGGCCCCCGACCAGCCGAATTTTCGTGAGATCGAGCGGCGGGCCGGGGAGGGCGACCTCGTCGCCCGCGACCTGCCGGTCACGTCGGGCCGTATCACCGACGCGGATGTCGCGGCCTTCGAGGCGGCGGCGGACACCCTGCCGAAGCCGACCCTTGCCTATTGCGGCACCGGCACGCGCTCGGCGACGCTATGGTCGCTCGCCGAGGCACGGCGCGGCCGCGCCGTGGCGGAGATCCTGGCTGCCACGAAGGCCGCGGGCTACGACCTGAAAGGCGCCGCGCCCCGGATGGTGGCGCAGGCTGGCGCGGCGCCTTTGGGAACCGAGCAACGGTTCGCGGTTCTCATCGTCGGCGGCGGCGCGGCCGGCCTCGCGGCGGCCTCAAGCCTGAAGGCGCGCAAGCCCGACCTGGAGGTCGCCGTGATAGACCCGGCCGACATCCACTACTACCAGCCCGGCTGGACGCTGGTGGGCGCCGGCGTGTTCGACCCGGCGGAGACCGCCCGGACCATGGCGTCCCTGATCCCGGACGGCGTGACGTGGATCAAGGCCGCCGTTGTCGCCTTCGAGCCCCAGAGGAAGGCCGTGATGCTGGAGGACGGCCGGTCCATCGGCTACGACCGCCTCGTCGTTGCCCCCGGACTCAAGCTCGACTGGGGCGGCATCAAGGGGCTGGTCGAGACGCTCGGCCGGAACGGGGTCACCTCGAACTACCGCTTCGACCTCGCGCCCTATACCTGGGAGCTGGTCCGGAACCTCGGCGGAGGACGGGCCGTGTTCACCCAGCCCCCCATGCCGATCAAATGCGCGGGCGCCCCGCAGAAGGCGATGTATCTCTCCGCCGACCATTGGCGGCGCGCGGGCCGCCTGAAGCAGATCGGGATCGACCTCTTCACGGCGACCCCGAGCCTGTTCGGCGTGAAGGAATACGTGCCGCCCCTGATGGAGTACGTCCGGCGCTACGACGCGAAGCTGCACTTCCGTCACAACCTCACGCGCATCGACGGCTCGGCCAAGCGCGCGTGGTTCACCCGCACGGCCGAGGACGGGACCCCATCGACGCTCGAGACCGGGTTCGACATGATCCATGTCGTTCCGCCCCAGCAGCCCCCCGATTTCGTCAGGGAATCCCCCCTGGCGGATCCGAGCGGCTGGGTCGAGGTGGACCCGGCGAGTCTGCGCCACAAGCGCTTTACCGACGTCTACGGGCTGGGCGACGCTTGCAGCGCGCCGAACGCCAAGACCGCCGCCGCGGCGCGCAAGCAGGCGCCGGTGGTGGCGCACAACCTGCTGCGCGATATGGGCTTCATCGAGGGGCCGGATGCCGTCTACGACGGCTACGGCTCGTGCCCGCTCACCGTCGAGCGCGGCAAGATCCTGCTTGCCGAGTTCGGCTATGGCGGCAAGCTTCTTCCCAGCTTCCCGTCCTGGCTCCTCGACGGCACGAAGCCGAGCCGGGCCGCGTGGCTGCTCAAGGAGCGCCTGCTCCCGCCCCTCTACTGGCACGGCATGCTCAAGGGGCGCGAGTGGATGGCTAAGCCCAAGCAGGCGGTTTGA
- a CDS encoding putative peroxidase, putative peroxiredoxin (Evidence 3 : Putative function from multiple computational evidences; Product type e : enzyme), whose product MISHIERPDLATERPACPPVMGDPAPGFRARTTMGERTLEDYRGRWLVLFSHPADFTPVCTSEFLAFSRAHPRFQMLDCDLLGLSVDSLSSHLAWAHNIEERFGVRVPFPMLEDPSMAIARAYGMLPPGAVSSATVRTTFVIDPDGIIRASTTYPMTVGRSVEEILRLVAALQVTDEADVVTPEAWRPGDPILVAPPLTFHGAAARPEGEAGDWYFRTGTL is encoded by the coding sequence ATGATTTCACATATTGAAAGGCCCGATTTGGCGACCGAGCGGCCGGCCTGCCCCCCGGTGATGGGCGATCCCGCTCCGGGCTTCCGCGCGCGCACGACGATGGGCGAGCGGACGCTCGAGGATTACCGGGGTCGCTGGCTGGTCCTGTTCTCCCATCCGGCGGACTTCACGCCGGTCTGCACGAGCGAGTTCCTCGCCTTCTCGCGCGCCCATCCCCGGTTCCAGATGCTGGATTGCGATCTGCTCGGCCTCTCGGTCGACAGTCTGTCGTCGCACCTCGCCTGGGCGCACAACATCGAGGAGCGCTTCGGCGTCCGCGTTCCGTTCCCGATGCTGGAGGATCCCTCCATGGCCATCGCCCGCGCCTACGGCATGCTGCCGCCGGGCGCCGTGTCGAGCGCGACCGTGAGGACCACCTTCGTCATCGATCCGGACGGGATCATCCGGGCCTCCACCACCTACCCGATGACGGTCGGACGCAGCGTCGAGGAGATCCTGCGCCTCGTCGCCGCGCTTCAGGTCACCGACGAGGCGGACGTCGTCACGCCGGAGGCTTGGCGGCCGGGCGACCCGATCCTCGTCGCGCCGCCGCTGACGTTCCACGGAGCCGCCGCCCGTCCGGAGGGCGAGGCCGGCGACTGGTACTTTCGAACGGGAACCTTGTGA
- a CDS encoding beta-lactamase domain protein (Evidence 3 : Putative function from multiple computational evidences; Product type e : enzyme) → MTETDGPHPIVRGFYERRTGSIQYVVSCPRTKRCAIVDPVLDFDEKSGATATRCADEILDYVRAAGLSVEWILDTHPHADHFSAAQYLKERTGAPTAIGERVVDVQRLWKALYGFTDLPTEGAQWDRTFAEGDIFSVGEVPARILFSPGHTLASVTYVIGDAAFVHDTLFMPDSGTARADFPGGSAVALWRSIQAILALPDATRLFTGHDYQPGGREPRWESTVAEQKAANTHMVAARSEAEFVRIREARDATLPMPKLILHALQVNIRGGRLPEPEANGRRYLKFPLNALEGAVWE, encoded by the coding sequence ATGACGGAGACGGACGGCCCGCACCCCATCGTCCGGGGTTTCTACGAGCGGCGAACGGGCAGCATCCAGTACGTGGTCTCGTGTCCGCGGACGAAGCGCTGCGCCATCGTCGATCCTGTGCTCGACTTCGACGAGAAATCGGGGGCGACCGCGACGCGCTGCGCCGACGAGATCCTGGACTACGTGCGCGCGGCGGGGCTCTCGGTCGAATGGATCCTGGATACGCACCCGCATGCCGACCACTTCTCGGCCGCTCAATACCTGAAGGAGCGCACCGGGGCCCCAACAGCCATCGGCGAGCGGGTCGTCGACGTTCAGAGGCTCTGGAAAGCCCTCTACGGCTTCACGGACCTGCCGACCGAAGGCGCCCAATGGGATCGGACCTTCGCGGAGGGCGACATCTTCTCGGTCGGCGAGGTGCCGGCCCGCATCCTGTTCTCGCCCGGCCACACACTGGCCTCCGTCACCTACGTGATCGGCGACGCCGCCTTCGTGCACGACACCCTGTTCATGCCGGATTCGGGCACGGCGCGGGCCGACTTCCCCGGCGGTAGCGCCGTCGCGCTCTGGCGCTCGATTCAGGCCATCCTCGCGCTGCCGGACGCCACGCGCCTCTTCACCGGACACGATTACCAGCCGGGCGGTCGCGAACCGCGCTGGGAAAGCACCGTCGCCGAGCAGAAGGCCGCCAACACCCACATGGTCGCGGCGCGCAGCGAGGCGGAGTTCGTGCGCATCCGAGAGGCGCGCGACGCCACCCTGCCGATGCCCAAGCTCATCCTGCACGCGTTGCAGGTCAATATCCGTGGCGGCCGGCTACCGGAGCCCGAGGCGAACGGCAGGCGCTATCTCAAGTTTCCGCTCAACGCCCTGGAAGGGGCGGTGTGGGAATGA
- a CDS encoding putative transcriptional regulator, ArsR family (Evidence 3 : Putative function from multiple computational evidences; Product type r : regulator) — protein sequence MGMSPAASFPEDKAREASDLLKVFAHPGRLRLLSRLFEGECSVAEMERELGIRQPSLSQHLGELREAGLVSTRREHKTVFYTLTAPRAVELVEILHAMFGSEEPRRPRRGKAGGRARNGGAAMFAQAGAAATGRSQDHPDQTPR from the coding sequence GTGGGAATGAGCCCGGCGGCCTCATTTCCCGAGGACAAGGCCCGGGAGGCGTCCGACCTCCTGAAGGTGTTCGCCCATCCCGGACGGTTGCGCCTCCTCAGCCGCTTGTTCGAAGGCGAGTGCTCCGTGGCCGAGATGGAGCGCGAACTCGGCATCCGCCAGCCGAGCCTCTCCCAGCATTTGGGCGAGTTGCGCGAGGCCGGGCTGGTCTCGACCCGCCGCGAGCACAAGACGGTCTTCTACACGCTGACGGCGCCCCGTGCGGTCGAGCTCGTCGAGATCCTGCACGCGATGTTCGGTTCGGAGGAGCCGCGCCGTCCCCGTCGCGGGAAGGCGGGTGGACGGGCCCGGAATGGCGGGGCGGCCATGTTCGCTCAGGCGGGCGCGGCGGCGACCGGCCGGAGCCAGGACCATCCGGATCAAACCCCGCGATGA
- a CDS encoding conserved membrane protein of unknown function (Evidence 4 : Unknown function but conserved in other organisms) translates to MSVVLALLSGGFVGFSLGLIGGGGSILATPLLLYVVGVGQPHVAIGTGALAVAVSAMANFTGHWRAGNVRWGNALVFAAFGVVGALGGSTLGKTFDGERLLFLFALLMIAVGLLMLRSGERNGSGRVAAGAPSAPAFTPRLAAVALAVGVASGFFGIGGGFLIVPGLVFATGMPMINAIGSSLFAVGAFGLATAANYALSGLIDWPVAAQYVAGGLIGGWVGMRLACRLAGRKGALDRIFASLIFTVAAYMLYRTSAALT, encoded by the coding sequence ATGAGCGTCGTGCTCGCCCTTCTGTCCGGCGGCTTCGTCGGGTTCAGCCTCGGGCTCATCGGCGGCGGCGGGTCGATCCTGGCGACCCCCCTCCTGCTCTACGTGGTGGGCGTGGGGCAGCCGCATGTCGCGATCGGGACGGGCGCGCTCGCGGTGGCGGTCAGCGCCATGGCGAACTTCACCGGCCATTGGCGGGCGGGCAACGTGCGCTGGGGCAACGCGCTGGTGTTCGCGGCCTTCGGTGTCGTCGGCGCCCTCGGTGGCTCGACGCTGGGTAAGACCTTCGACGGCGAGCGTCTGCTCTTCCTGTTCGCCCTGCTCATGATCGCCGTCGGGCTGCTGATGCTGCGGTCCGGCGAGCGCAACGGCTCCGGGCGTGTTGCGGCCGGCGCGCCGTCCGCCCCCGCCTTCACGCCGAGATTGGCCGCGGTGGCGCTGGCCGTCGGCGTGGCGTCCGGGTTCTTCGGGATCGGCGGCGGCTTCCTGATCGTGCCGGGTCTCGTGTTCGCGACGGGGATGCCGATGATCAACGCCATCGGCTCCTCGCTCTTCGCGGTCGGCGCCTTCGGCCTTGCGACGGCGGCGAACTATGCCCTCTCGGGCCTGATCGATTGGCCGGTCGCGGCCCAGTACGTCGCCGGCGGCCTCATCGGCGGCTGGGTCGGCATGCGCCTCGCCTGCCGTCTCGCCGGACGGAAGGGTGCGCTCGATCGGATCTTCGCGTCCCTCATCTTCACGGTCGCCGCTTACATGCTCTACCGGACAAGCGCGGCCTTGACGTAA
- a CDS encoding putative cytochrome bd-quinol oxidase subunit I (QxtA-like) (Evidence 3 : Putative function from multiple computational evidences; Product type e : enzyme): MPDIYLPSALDLARSQFAFTVVWHFLFPAFTIGLASFLAVLEAFWLTTGRAVYLDSYRYWLKIFAIAFAMGVVSGLVMSYQFGTNWSVFSDKTAPILGPLLGYEVLTAFFLEAGFLGVMLFGLERVGPRLHFLATCLVAVGTLTSAFWILSANSWMQTPAGYVLDANGHFAPQDWWAVVFNPSFPFRFAHTVTAAYLTTAMIVGAVGAWHLLRDRSNPRARLMFSMAMWMAAIVAPVQLVLGDLHGTNTYHHQPAKVAAMEGHFDSERRAPSILFGWPDAQAETTRWAIGIPGLASLYLAHDLNAEVRGLKALPRDTWPTNLPLVFWAFRVMVGLGFLMIALGVASLYLRWKERLYTSRWLHRCAVAMGPSGLVAVTAGWVVTESGRQPFTVYGLLRTADSVSPIAAPAVATSLAAFAVVYFVVFGAGIWFLLHLFNQPPRPHEAGLPTGQPVRTAGITPAPALAAGPNAQPAE, from the coding sequence ATGCCGGACATCTACCTCCCCAGCGCACTCGATCTCGCTCGGAGCCAATTCGCCTTTACGGTCGTCTGGCATTTCCTGTTTCCGGCTTTCACCATCGGGCTGGCCAGCTTCCTTGCGGTGCTCGAAGCCTTCTGGCTCACCACCGGACGCGCGGTCTATCTCGATTCCTACCGGTACTGGCTCAAGATCTTCGCCATCGCGTTCGCCATGGGCGTCGTCTCGGGGCTCGTCATGAGCTACCAGTTCGGCACCAACTGGTCGGTCTTCTCCGACAAAACGGCGCCGATCCTTGGTCCTCTCCTCGGCTACGAGGTTCTGACGGCCTTCTTCCTGGAGGCGGGTTTTCTCGGAGTGATGTTGTTCGGCCTGGAGCGCGTGGGCCCGCGCCTCCATTTCCTGGCCACCTGCCTCGTCGCGGTGGGCACGCTGACCTCGGCCTTCTGGATCCTGTCGGCCAATTCCTGGATGCAGACGCCGGCGGGCTACGTGCTCGACGCCAACGGCCATTTCGCGCCCCAGGATTGGTGGGCGGTGGTCTTCAACCCGTCCTTCCCGTTCCGTTTCGCCCACACCGTCACCGCTGCCTACCTGACCACCGCGATGATCGTCGGCGCGGTGGGGGCGTGGCACCTTCTGCGCGACCGCTCGAACCCACGCGCCCGCCTGATGTTCTCGATGGCGATGTGGATGGCGGCCATCGTCGCCCCCGTCCAACTGGTCCTAGGCGATCTGCATGGGACCAACACCTACCACCATCAGCCCGCCAAGGTCGCGGCGATGGAAGGCCATTTCGACAGTGAGCGGCGCGCGCCCTCGATCCTGTTCGGCTGGCCGGACGCGCAGGCCGAGACGACGCGTTGGGCAATCGGCATCCCAGGGCTCGCGAGCCTGTATCTCGCCCACGACCTGAACGCCGAGGTGCGCGGGCTGAAGGCCCTGCCCCGCGACACCTGGCCGACCAACCTGCCCCTGGTGTTCTGGGCCTTCCGGGTCATGGTCGGGCTCGGCTTCCTGATGATCGCCTTGGGCGTAGCCTCCCTCTATCTGCGCTGGAAGGAACGGCTCTACACGTCGCGATGGCTGCACCGCTGCGCGGTCGCGATGGGCCCGTCCGGTCTCGTCGCCGTCACGGCGGGCTGGGTGGTGACGGAATCCGGGCGCCAGCCCTTCACGGTGTACGGGCTGCTGCGCACCGCCGACAGCGTCTCACCCATCGCCGCCCCCGCGGTCGCGACCTCGCTGGCCGCGTTCGCCGTGGTCTACTTCGTCGTGTTCGGGGCCGGCATCTGGTTCCTTCTGCACCTCTTCAATCAGCCCCCGCGACCGCACGAGGCGGGTCTGCCCACCGGCCAGCCGGTGCGCACCGCCGGCATTACCCCGGCCCCGGCGCTCGCTGCCGGTCCGAATGCCCAGCCCGCTGAGTGA
- the qxtB gene encoding cytochrome bd-quinol oxidase subunit II (Evidence 2b : Function from indirect experimental evidences (e.g. phenotypes); PubMedId : 11064196; Product type e : enzyme), giving the protein MSLDLTLIWAVLIATAVFLYVAMDGFDLGIGILFPAMSAKADRDVMVNSVAPVWDGNETWLILGGGGLFAVFPLAYVTILPALYMPLILMLLALVFRGVAFEMRFRMVTARGQLWWDRAFSWGSYVAAFCQGIALGALVQGIRVEGRAYAGGWWDWLTPFSLLTGVALVVGYALLGACWLIWKTGGELQIRAYRLARPLGLATLVLIAIISLTMLVLSAPFRERWLSFPGILVGAPVPVLVGLLALRFQRSLERREEIMPFLCALGFFLLSYIGLGISLWPMIVPPDISIWAAATHPSSQAFLLAGAVVLVPMVLGYTAYVYWLFRGKVTPESGYH; this is encoded by the coding sequence ATGTCTCTCGACCTCACGCTGATCTGGGCCGTCCTGATCGCCACCGCCGTGTTCCTCTACGTGGCGATGGACGGGTTCGATCTCGGCATCGGCATCCTGTTCCCGGCCATGTCCGCCAAGGCCGACCGGGACGTGATGGTGAACTCCGTCGCCCCCGTGTGGGACGGCAACGAGACTTGGCTGATCCTCGGCGGCGGCGGGCTCTTCGCGGTCTTCCCGCTGGCCTACGTGACGATCCTGCCGGCGCTCTACATGCCGCTGATCCTGATGCTGCTCGCCCTCGTCTTCCGCGGTGTCGCCTTCGAGATGCGCTTTCGCATGGTCACGGCGCGGGGCCAGCTCTGGTGGGACCGGGCTTTCTCCTGGGGCAGCTACGTCGCGGCCTTCTGCCAGGGCATCGCGCTCGGCGCCCTCGTCCAGGGCATCCGCGTCGAGGGGCGGGCCTATGCCGGCGGCTGGTGGGACTGGCTCACCCCCTTCTCCCTGTTGACCGGCGTGGCGCTGGTGGTGGGCTACGCGCTCCTGGGCGCATGCTGGCTCATCTGGAAGACGGGGGGCGAATTGCAGATCCGCGCTTACCGCCTCGCCCGCCCTCTGGGCCTGGCGACCTTGGTCCTGATCGCGATCATCTCACTCACGATGCTCGTCCTCAGCGCCCCCTTCCGCGAGCGCTGGCTCTCCTTCCCCGGCATCCTCGTCGGTGCGCCGGTGCCCGTGCTCGTCGGGCTGCTGGCTTTGCGCTTCCAGCGCTCGCTGGAGCGGCGCGAGGAGATCATGCCCTTCCTCTGCGCGCTCGGCTTCTTCCTGCTCTCTTACATCGGGCTCGGCATCAGCCTTTGGCCGATGATCGTGCCCCCCGACATCTCGATCTGGGCTGCGGCCACGCATCCGAGCAGCCAAGCCTTTCTCCTCGCCGGTGCGGTGGTGCTGGTGCCGATGGTGCTCGGCTACACGGCCTACGTCTACTGGCTGTTTCGCGGCAAGGTCACACCGGAATCCGGGTATCACTGA
- a CDS encoding protein of unknown function (Evidence 5 : Unknown function), translated as MGLHQPTADPAFRPDAARVRSETITGKLRRIGWFVLLWAMSVVSLTLIALPLRWLLKST; from the coding sequence ATGGGTCTTCATCAGCCGACGGCGGACCCTGCCTTCAGGCCCGATGCCGCACGGGTTCGCAGCGAGACGATCACCGGCAAGCTCCGTCGGATCGGCTGGTTCGTTCTGCTCTGGGCAATGAGTGTCGTCAGCCTGACGCTCATCGCCCTCCCCCTTCGATGGCTGCTGAAATCGACCTGA
- a CDS encoding protein of unknown function; putative exported protein (Evidence 5 : Unknown function), whose amino-acid sequence MRSVAMLAAVPVMMMGVNIYTATMAMSRPGQIMTTRDMNIECRGNGWVGRGARDCCSGRCRVLKSKRCKCIGNKPSF is encoded by the coding sequence ATGCGAAGCGTTGCAATGCTCGCCGCTGTTCCGGTGATGATGATGGGAGTCAATATCTATACTGCGACGATGGCGATGAGCCGGCCGGGCCAGATCATGACGACGCGCGACATGAATATCGAGTGTCGCGGCAATGGATGGGTCGGACGCGGTGCGAGAGATTGCTGCAGCGGTCGCTGCCGGGTTCTGAAATCGAAGCGATGCAAGTGCATCGGCAATAAGCCGTCGTTCTAG
- a CDS encoding RND efflux transporter, MFP subunit (fragment) has translation MTMTGMFTLRVWVAAATLSAACPPAISTAFAQAEPTAPPVVGIIAARKEPITQTEQFIGRIEAKQRVDIVARVTAFIEKRLFVEGTDVEEGALLYRLEQGPFQAVVAAQKAQIAQVEAQLENARLTTQRARTLLGGPAGQQSTYDAALANERALEAQLQGAHAQLDTAQINLGYTEIRAPIAGQIGRTSLTIGNVVGPGSGVLTTIISQDPMFVTFPVPVREAINLRARYGPTGGFGAVLIRAQLPDGRFYDHTGTLDFVNNTIATNTDTILLRGVLPNPPIFGQTRSLLTLRELTDGEFVTVFLECASSDDLRRFAVLRNGGSGPSG, from the coding sequence ATGACGATGACCGGCATGTTCACGCTCCGGGTCTGGGTGGCCGCCGCAACGCTCTCCGCCGCGTGCCCGCCCGCCATTTCGACGGCGTTCGCGCAGGCCGAGCCGACGGCCCCCCCCGTCGTCGGCATCATCGCGGCGCGCAAGGAGCCGATCACCCAGACGGAGCAGTTCATCGGCCGCATCGAGGCAAAGCAGCGCGTCGACATCGTCGCCCGGGTGACGGCGTTCATCGAGAAGCGGCTCTTCGTCGAGGGCACGGATGTCGAGGAAGGAGCGCTCCTCTATCGTCTCGAGCAGGGCCCGTTCCAGGCGGTCGTGGCCGCGCAGAAGGCGCAGATTGCGCAGGTCGAAGCGCAATTGGAGAACGCGCGTCTCACGACGCAGCGCGCCCGAACCCTGCTCGGCGGGCCGGCCGGGCAGCAATCGACCTACGACGCGGCCCTCGCGAACGAGCGGGCCTTGGAGGCGCAGCTCCAAGGCGCACACGCCCAGCTCGACACGGCGCAGATCAATCTCGGTTACACGGAGATCCGCGCGCCGATTGCGGGCCAGATCGGGCGCACGTCCCTGACGATCGGCAACGTCGTCGGGCCGGGCTCCGGGGTGCTGACGACGATCATCAGCCAGGACCCGATGTTCGTGACGTTTCCGGTGCCGGTCCGTGAAGCGATCAATCTGAGAGCGCGCTATGGGCCGACGGGCGGATTCGGCGCTGTCCTGATCCGGGCGCAACTCCCGGACGGCCGCTTCTACGATCACACCGGGACGCTCGATTTCGTCAACAACACCATCGCGACGAATACGGACACGATCCTGCTTCGCGGCGTGCTGCCGAACCCTCCGATCTTCGGTCAAACCCGCAGCTTGCTCACCCTTCGTGAACTCACGGATGGCGAGTTCGTGACCGTGTTCCTTGAGTGTGCGTCGTCAGATGATTTGAGACGGTTTGCGGTGCTCAGGAACGGAGGCTCTGGTCCATCTGGGTGA
- a CDS encoding Integrase catalytic region, translating into MRYPAPEKLEVIRLVEQSHLPVRATLDKLGVARATFYRWYDTYQRGGPEALVDRPSRPSRVWNRLPMEVREQIVALALEEPELSPRELAVRFTDERRYFVSEATVYRLLKAQDLVTSPAYIVANAADEFRDKTTAPNQLWQTDFTYLKVVGWGWYYLSTVLDDFSRYIVAWKLCTTMQASDVTATLDLALTAAGLDPVQVAHRPRLLTDNGSSYVAADLATWLGSRGMTHIRGAPRHPQTQGKIERWHLTLKNRILLEHAYLPGELEARVAAFVEHYNHVRAHESLGNLTPSDVYFGRGEAILRDRAQIKRQTLMHRRLRHHAQAA; encoded by the coding sequence ATGAGGTACCCGGCCCCCGAGAAGCTGGAGGTCATCCGGCTGGTCGAGCAGTCCCACCTGCCGGTGCGCGCCACCCTGGACAAGCTCGGCGTCGCCCGAGCCACGTTCTACCGTTGGTACGACACCTACCAACGCGGCGGCCCCGAGGCTCTGGTCGATCGCCCCTCGCGACCAAGCCGGGTGTGGAACCGCCTGCCCATGGAGGTTCGCGAGCAGATTGTCGCGCTCGCGCTGGAAGAGCCGGAACTCAGCCCGCGCGAGCTGGCGGTACGCTTCACCGACGAGCGGCGGTACTTCGTCTCCGAAGCCACCGTCTACCGCCTGCTCAAAGCTCAGGATCTGGTCACCAGCCCGGCCTATATCGTCGCCAACGCCGCCGATGAGTTCCGCGACAAGACCACCGCGCCCAACCAGCTGTGGCAGACGGACTTCACCTACCTGAAGGTCGTCGGCTGGGGCTGGTACTATCTCTCGACGGTGCTGGATGACTTCTCGCGCTACATCGTAGCTTGGAAGCTGTGCACGACGATGCAGGCCAGCGACGTCACCGCCACACTCGACTTGGCGCTTACGGCTGCCGGCCTCGACCCCGTGCAGGTGGCACACCGGCCACGGCTGCTCACCGACAACGGATCGAGCTACGTCGCGGCTGACTTGGCCACGTGGCTCGGCAGCCGGGGCATGACCCACATCCGGGGGGCGCCCCGCCATCCGCAGACACAGGGCAAGATCGAGCGCTGGCACTTGACGCTCAAGAACCGCATCCTGCTCGAACACGCCTACCTGCCCGGCGAGCTGGAGGCGCGGGTCGCCGCCTTCGTCGAGCACTACAACCATGTCCGGGCTCATGAGAGCCTGGGCAACCTCACCCCGTCCGACGTCTACTTCGGCCGTGGCGAGGCCATCCTGCGCGATCGAGCGCAGATCAAGCGCCAGACTCTCATGCACCGCCGCTTGCGCCATCACGCGCAGGCCGCCTAA
- a CDS encoding transposase yields MKQSSGPVRKPAEAVIKDIRRATRRQFSAEEKIRIVLEGLRGEDSIAELCRREGIASSMYYGWSKEFLEAGKKRLAGDTARAATADEVKDLRREAGALKEVVADLVLENRLLKKSMSGAGGDEA; encoded by the coding sequence ATGAAACAGTCATCCGGGCCGGTACGGAAGCCGGCGGAGGCCGTGATCAAGGACATCCGCCGCGCTACGCGTCGGCAGTTCTCGGCCGAAGAGAAGATCCGCATCGTGCTGGAAGGCCTGCGCGGCGAGGACAGCATCGCCGAGCTGTGCCGGCGCGAAGGCATCGCCAGCTCGATGTACTACGGCTGGTCCAAGGAGTTCCTGGAAGCCGGGAAGAAGCGGCTGGCCGGCGACACGGCCCGTGCCGCCACCGCCGATGAGGTCAAGGACCTGCGCCGCGAGGCGGGCGCGCTGAAGGAGGTCGTGGCCGACCTCGTCCTGGAGAACCGCCTGCTCAAAAAAAGCATGAGCGGGGCTGGGGGCGACGAGGCATGA